The DNA window GTGGGATTGGCTAAAAGATCGGGTTTGGCATTTAGTCCTGCCGGTGTTTTGCCTGACCTACGGGAGCCTCGCCTACGTCTCGCGGCAGATGCGCGCCGGAATGCTCGAGACTATTCGCCAGGATTACATCCGCACCGCGCGCGCCAAGGGGCTTTCCGAGAAAGCCGTCATCTATCGGCACGCGCTGCGTAATTCGCTGATCCCCATTGTCACTCTGCTCGGGTTTCTGCTGCCCGCCATGCTCGGCGGCTCGGTCATCATCGAGAGCATCTTCACCATTCCGGGCATGGGCCTGCTGGGCTTCGAGGCGATTCTGTCGCGCGATTATCCCGTGGTGATGGCCATCTCGACCATCGCCGCGTTTCTCACGTTGATCGGCCTGCTGATCTCCGACCTGATGTACGCGCTGGTAAATCCCACCATCTCGCTGGAGGCGGAATAGCCCATGGCGAGTTCACTGACGAATCCACTGGCCAACATGGCGATGCTTTCCTCGAAGCCGGAGACCTACTGGGGACTGGTGCTGCGCCAGTTCCGTCGCAACCGCATTGCCATGGTCGCGTTCTTTTTTGTCCTGGCTCTGTTTCTGCTTGCGATCCTGGCCCCATTCCTGGCCGATAACAAGCCGATCGTTTTGCGCGGCGCGTATCGCGGCCTCTATACGCAACGCTACGAAGAATGGAAGCGCGGCGGGCATCCGGAGCTGATCGCTTTGTTGCGAACCGCCGGGCCGGACGCTGCTTCCGATCCGCAGGGTGTCGAATTCCGGATGCAGACCGTCGAGCGGCAACTCCAGTTCATCGCCAGCCAGTTGCCGTTCGAGGGCGCGGACAGGAAGTGGATCGGCGCGTATCGCGCGCAAGTGGACGGTTTCTTGTCGGCGCTCCCGGAAGATCGCGCGACGCGGCTGGTGAATGTAGAGAAGGTCGGCGAGGAGATTGCTACCGCATTTGCGCCGGAGAAAGTAACTCTGGATCGCCATTACTACTGGCCGGTGCTGGACTCACTCGGACTCACTGATGCGTTCCTGCTGTGGTTTGCCGCTCTACTGATTGCAATTGCAGCAATTCGAATGTTTCTTCCGCCTTCCTCCTTACCATCGAAGAGGGTGCTACTTTTTGTGTTACTCGGCGTACCCCTGGTAATGGCCATCTTGCATCGCGCGGCGCATCCGCCGGTGTTTGACTCACTCGATTACAAGAGAGATATACTGAGTGGGCAGATCGAGATGGACTTCGCGCTATTTCCGCCCGTGGCCTACGGCATCAACGAGGATCATCTGGCGGACAAGTATATCGCCCCCGGCGCTCGTTACTGGATGGGCACGGACGGCAACGGCCGCGACCTGCTGACGCGCATGATCTGGGGCGCGCGCATCTCGCTCACCGTGGGCTTCGTGGCGGTGGCGATTTACGTGGCCATCGGCGTGTTCCTCGGCGCGCTGGCGGGCTACTTCCGCGGCTGGGTGGACCTGGTTATCTCGCGCGCCATTGAGATCATGGAGTGCTTCCCGTCGTTCTTTCTGATCCTGGCCGTGCTGGCGTTTTTGCAGCCGAGCATGTGGAACATCATGATCGTCATCGGCATCACCAGTTGGACGGTGGAGGCGCGCCTGGTGCGCGGGGAATTCCTGCGCCTGGCCGACCAGGAGTTCGTGTTGGCCGCGCGCGGCCTCGGCGTCTCCGACCGCCGCACCATCTTCCGGCACATCCTGCCCAACGGCCTCGCGCCGGTGCTGGTGGCCGCCAGCTTCGGCATCGCCTCGGCGATTCTGATCGAGTCGTCTTTAAGCTTCCTCGGTTTCGGCATCTCCATCCCCATACCGAGCTGGGGCGGTATTCTGAACGAGGCGCGCGAGAGTTTCCGCTACTGGTGGATCACGCTGTTTCCCGGCTTGGCGATTTTCTCCACCGTTACAGCGTACAATCTGATTGGCGAAGGTGTGCGCGACGCAATCGATCCGCGCCTGAAAGTGTGAGTTTCACAAGAGGAATCCGGCTGCATGGCTACTCAATCGATCCGTGGCGTCGAAATCAACTGCGCTACCAGAACCGATGTTCCGCTACTGGAAGTCAGCGGGCTGAAGACCTATTTCTATACAGACCGCGGCGTGGCCCGCTCCGT is part of the Acidobacteriota bacterium genome and encodes:
- a CDS encoding ABC transporter permease, whose product is MASSLTNPLANMAMLSSKPETYWGLVLRQFRRNRIAMVAFFFVLALFLLAILAPFLADNKPIVLRGAYRGLYTQRYEEWKRGGHPELIALLRTAGPDAASDPQGVEFRMQTVERQLQFIASQLPFEGADRKWIGAYRAQVDGFLSALPEDRATRLVNVEKVGEEIATAFAPEKVTLDRHYYWPVLDSLGLTDAFLLWFAALLIAIAAIRMFLPPSSLPSKRVLLFVLLGVPLVMAILHRAAHPPVFDSLDYKRDILSGQIEMDFALFPPVAYGINEDHLADKYIAPGARYWMGTDGNGRDLLTRMIWGARISLTVGFVAVAIYVAIGVFLGALAGYFRGWVDLVISRAIEIMECFPSFFLILAVLAFLQPSMWNIMIVIGITSWTVEARLVRGEFLRLADQEFVLAARGLGVSDRRTIFRHILPNGLAPVLVAASFGIASAILIESSLSFLGFGISIPIPSWGGILNEARESFRYWWITLFPGLAIFSTVTAYNLIGEGVRDAIDPRLKV